One genomic region from Nitrospinota bacterium encodes:
- a CDS encoding type II toxin-antitoxin system prevent-host-death family antitoxin has translation MIRKATAMIVRQNLGELLNEVRYRGDSVLVTKGGKPVAALIDIELFEKISVMRAAFDRMVSGLSSAFQDADEQAVMEDIAKAVKAARKR, from the coding sequence ATGATTCGTAAAGCTACGGCTATGATCGTCCGCCAGAATCTTGGCGAGCTTCTCAACGAGGTGCGGTATAGGGGGGACAGTGTTCTTGTCACCAAGGGGGGGAAACCAGTGGCCGCGCTTATAGATATCGAGCTGTTCGAAAAGATAAGCGTAATGCGCGCCGCTTTTGACCGCATGGTTTCCGGGTTGTCGTCCGCTTTTCAAGATGCCGATGAGCAAGCCGTTATGGAGGATATTGCCAAAGCCGTTAAAGCGGCGAGGAAACGGTGA
- the hemB gene encoding porphobilinogen synthase: protein MKFPEYRARRMRSSANIRRMVRECRLSVDMLIYPMFVIWGSGVKEEISSMPGNYRLSVDMLAKEVKEVEALGVPSIILFGIPEKKDEAGTEAYNPDGIVQRAVREIKNACPDMVVITDVCIDEYTTHGHCGLVRGEKILNDPTLELLGAMALTHAQAGGDIVAPSDMMDGRVGAIRRALDDNGYQDIAIMSYAAKYASGFYGPFREACDSAPQFGDRGSYQMDPANSMEAIREVALDIVENADIIMVKPALPYLDIIRRIKSQFNLPLAAYNVSGEYSMIEAAARMGWLDRDRVMMESLLSIHRAGADMILTYFAKDAAKILNR from the coding sequence ATGAAGTTTCCCGAATATCGCGCCCGCAGAATGCGCTCTTCCGCCAATATCCGTAGAATGGTTCGCGAGTGCAGGCTGTCGGTGGACATGCTCATATACCCCATGTTCGTTATCTGGGGATCGGGAGTAAAGGAAGAGATAAGCTCCATGCCCGGCAACTACCGTCTATCGGTGGACATGCTGGCAAAAGAGGTAAAAGAGGTTGAAGCGCTGGGCGTCCCCTCGATAATCCTTTTCGGCATACCGGAGAAGAAAGACGAAGCCGGGACCGAGGCTTATAACCCCGATGGCATAGTTCAACGCGCCGTGCGCGAAATAAAAAACGCCTGTCCGGACATGGTGGTCATCACCGACGTGTGCATAGACGAATACACCACCCACGGCCATTGCGGGCTGGTGCGGGGCGAGAAAATATTGAACGACCCAACCCTTGAACTGCTAGGGGCCATGGCGCTGACCCACGCCCAGGCTGGCGGCGATATCGTGGCGCCGTCGGACATGATGGACGGCCGCGTGGGCGCCATCCGCAGGGCGCTGGACGACAACGGCTACCAGGATATCGCAATCATGTCCTACGCGGCCAAATACGCCTCCGGGTTTTACGGTCCGTTTCGGGAAGCTTGCGACTCCGCCCCCCAATTCGGCGACAGAGGCTCGTATCAGATGGATCCGGCCAATTCCATGGAGGCCATCCGCGAAGTGGCGCTGGACATAGTGGAGAACGCCGACATAATCATGGTCAAACCCGCCCTGCCCTATCTGGACATCATCCGGCGGATAAAATCGCAGTTCAACCTGCCGCTGGCGGCCTATAACGTGTCGGGCGAGTATTCCATGATAGAAGCGGCGGCCCGCATGGGCTGGCTTGACCGGGACAGGGTGATGATGGAGTCGCTCCTTTCCATCCACAGGGCCGGGGCGGACATGATCCTAACCTACTTCGCAAAAGACGCGGCGAAAATATTAAACCGCTAA
- the fbp gene encoding class 1 fructose-bisphosphatase translates to MPERLGTTITKHISEQQRRFPHASGDFSGLMNELVVAAKVIYRAVNKAGLVDILGKTGDTNVQGEEVQKLDEFANITIIHKMDHTGYLCAMASEELDDIFQIPERHPQGGKYTLSFDPLDGSSNIDVNVSIGTIFSIHRKITNGPKGEVGDFLQKGSTQIGAGYIIYGPSTMLVYTVGAGVHGFTLDPSVGEFLLSHPNMTIPRRGTIYSANEGNTHLWDERTIKMVNYFKTPDKETGRPYSGRYIGSLVADFHRNLLKGGIFMYPPDKKSPQGKLRLLYEAAPLAFICEQAGGAAIADHEDIMGIQPTTLHQRVPLFIGSKDDVEICRKFLKGEM, encoded by the coding sequence ATGCCGGAACGTTTGGGCACCACCATCACAAAACACATAAGCGAACAACAACGCCGCTTTCCCCATGCCAGCGGCGATTTTTCAGGGCTGATGAACGAGCTTGTGGTGGCCGCCAAAGTTATCTACCGGGCCGTGAACAAAGCCGGGCTGGTGGACATCCTGGGCAAGACAGGGGACACAAACGTCCAGGGTGAGGAGGTTCAGAAACTCGACGAGTTCGCCAATATCACCATCATCCACAAGATGGACCACACCGGCTATCTTTGCGCCATGGCGTCCGAGGAGCTGGACGATATTTTCCAGATTCCGGAACGGCACCCGCAGGGGGGTAAATATACGCTTTCGTTTGATCCGCTGGACGGATCTTCCAACATAGACGTGAACGTCTCGATAGGAACGATCTTTTCCATTCATCGGAAAATCACCAACGGACCCAAGGGCGAAGTGGGCGATTTCCTGCAAAAAGGCTCCACCCAGATAGGGGCGGGATACATAATCTACGGCCCCTCAACAATGCTGGTTTACACCGTGGGCGCCGGTGTGCACGGTTTCACTTTGGACCCTTCAGTGGGTGAGTTCTTGTTAAGCCATCCCAACATGACAATCCCCAGGCGAGGGACCATTTACTCCGCCAACGAAGGCAATACCCATCTTTGGGACGAGCGCACAATTAAGATGGTTAACTATTTTAAGACTCCGGACAAAGAAACCGGACGCCCCTATTCCGGAAGGTACATAGGCTCCCTGGTGGCGGATTTCCACAGAAACCTCCTGAAGGGCGGCATTTTCATGTACCCGCCTGACAAGAAAAGCCCCCAGGGAAAATTGCGCTTGTTATATGAAGCGGCGCCCCTGGCTTTTATTTGCGAACAGGCCGGTGGCGCGGCCATCGCCGACCATGAAGACATAATGGGCATCCAGCCCACCACGCTACACCAAAGGGTTCCGCTATTCATAGGTAGCAAGGACGATGTGGAGATATGCAGGAAATTCCTTAAGGGAGAGATGTAA
- the cadA gene encoding cadmium-translocating P-type ATPase produces the protein MMEKIELGVAGMTCAACVRRVENTIKKGPGVGEVSVNLATESATIEFDGSSIGLDGLKNLVKTAGYEPYDIVDEDTGADRLRKSEEYSRALRNFVSSALLTAPVMLLSMRHMTPWGHGIPDSSADIIMFIFTTQVMFWAGSQFITGAVKAAKRFTSDMNTLIFVGTQSAYAYSTVASFAPDAISVAGETPPVYFETAAMIITLILMGKYLEARAKGRASEAIRKLMDLRPKTARIIRDGVELEIPVAQARVGDMVIIRPGESAPVDGVVTEGSTAVDESMITGESIPAEKTAGDKIIGGSINKTGSVIFKATSIGSRTVLSQIIRLVREAQGTKAPAQKMADTISSYFVPIVMIVAAATFFAWYWFGPEPAFTRALVSFVSVLIIACPCALGLATPTAIMVGTGKGAELGVLIRNGEALEKSARIKVIALDKTGTITKGEPSVTALATADGVEERELVALAAAVEKRSEHPLGMAIVKRAGEMKLAVDDVKDFRSFTGAGVSGTVNGNKLLVGSMKIMEESGVDVSPLSKASSEMSSRGASPLFVAKNGEALGVIAVEDTIKPESVTAIRDFHNRGMTVVMITGDNEKTAGTIGAQVGIDRVLANVTPDRKVEAVDSLKSDGFGVAMAGDGINDAPALARADVGFAMGGGTDIAMEAGDIVLMSGNLHGVITALELGRATLRVIRQNLFWAFAYNVILIPVAAGALYPLWGFTLNPMLAAAAMAFSSVSVVSNSLRLKTFRLPS, from the coding sequence ATGATGGAAAAAATTGAACTGGGCGTCGCGGGGATGACCTGCGCGGCCTGTGTGCGGCGGGTGGAGAACACCATTAAAAAAGGCCCCGGCGTGGGCGAGGTGAGCGTAAATCTGGCTACCGAGTCGGCCACCATCGAATTTGACGGCTCCTCCATAGGCCTGGACGGGTTGAAAAACCTGGTGAAAACCGCCGGTTACGAGCCTTACGACATAGTGGATGAAGACACCGGAGCCGACAGGCTCCGCAAAAGCGAGGAATATTCGCGGGCTTTACGCAATTTTGTTTCATCGGCCCTTCTCACGGCTCCGGTGATGCTACTGTCCATGCGGCACATGACCCCCTGGGGGCACGGCATTCCGGATTCTTCCGCCGACATTATCATGTTCATCTTCACCACACAGGTAATGTTCTGGGCCGGGTCGCAATTTATCACCGGCGCGGTGAAGGCGGCCAAACGGTTTACGTCGGACATGAACACCCTTATCTTCGTGGGCACGCAATCCGCCTACGCGTATTCCACGGTCGCCTCTTTCGCTCCGGATGCTATCTCGGTGGCGGGCGAAACACCGCCGGTCTATTTTGAAACCGCCGCAATGATTATCACCCTGATCCTTATGGGCAAATATCTGGAGGCCCGGGCCAAAGGCAGAGCCTCGGAAGCCATTAGAAAGCTTATGGATTTGCGCCCAAAAACCGCCCGGATAATCCGTGACGGCGTGGAACTTGAAATCCCCGTGGCCCAGGCGCGGGTGGGCGACATGGTCATTATCCGGCCAGGTGAATCGGCCCCGGTGGACGGCGTGGTCACCGAAGGCTCCACGGCAGTGGATGAGTCCATGATCACCGGCGAATCCATCCCTGCGGAAAAAACCGCGGGGGACAAAATAATCGGTGGTTCCATCAATAAAACCGGATCGGTGATTTTCAAGGCCACGTCCATCGGGTCGCGCACGGTCCTGTCGCAGATAATCCGGCTGGTGCGCGAGGCCCAGGGCACGAAAGCCCCGGCGCAAAAAATGGCGGATACCATATCCTCCTATTTCGTGCCCATCGTGATGATAGTGGCGGCGGCCACGTTCTTCGCCTGGTACTGGTTTGGGCCTGAACCAGCGTTCACCCGGGCGCTGGTGAGTTTTGTTTCTGTATTGATAATCGCTTGCCCATGCGCCCTGGGACTGGCCACGCCCACGGCCATAATGGTTGGGACCGGCAAAGGCGCCGAGTTGGGAGTATTGATAAGGAACGGCGAGGCGCTGGAGAAATCGGCCCGGATAAAGGTAATAGCGTTGGATAAAACCGGCACCATAACCAAAGGCGAGCCGTCGGTTACAGCTTTGGCTACGGCTGATGGCGTTGAAGAACGTGAACTGGTGGCTTTGGCGGCGGCGGTGGAGAAACGTTCCGAGCATCCATTGGGGATGGCCATCGTGAAACGGGCCGGGGAGATGAAACTTGCGGTGGATGATGTGAAAGATTTCCGCTCTTTCACCGGCGCGGGAGTATCGGGTACGGTGAACGGAAATAAATTGCTGGTGGGCTCCATGAAGATAATGGAAGAATCCGGGGTGGATGTCTCCCCTCTTTCCAAGGCTTCTTCCGAAATGTCCAGCCGGGGCGCGTCGCCCCTGTTCGTGGCGAAAAACGGCGAGGCGCTGGGTGTTATTGCGGTTGAGGACACGATAAAACCTGAATCGGTTACCGCCATCCGGGATTTCCATAACCGTGGCATGACCGTGGTGATGATAACCGGAGACAACGAAAAAACCGCCGGAACCATAGGCGCCCAGGTTGGTATAGACCGGGTGCTGGCCAACGTAACCCCCGATAGAAAGGTGGAGGCGGTTGATAGCCTTAAATCGGACGGGTTCGGAGTGGCCATGGCCGGGGATGGAATAAACGATGCGCCAGCCCTGGCCCGCGCCGATGTGGGATTCGCCATGGGTGGCGGAACGGATATAGCCATGGAGGCTGGTGATATCGTGCTGATGTCTGGCAACCTTCACGGCGTGATAACGGCGCTGGAGCTGGGCCGGGCCACTTTAAGGGTTATAAGGCAAAACCTGTTCTGGGCCTTCGCCTATAATGTTATTCTCATCCCCGTTGCCGCCGGAGCCCTATATCCGCTATGGGGCTTCACGTTGAATCCCATGCTGGCCGCCGCGGCCATGGCTTTCTCATCGGTAAGCGTTGTAAGCAACTCCCTGCGGCTTAAAACATTCCGCCTGCCTTCGTAA
- a CDS encoding epoxyqueuosine reductase QueH, producing the protein MAGEKPGLLLHLCCAPCVPYVVETLREEYEVTLYFYNPNIHPETEYMARLTEVRHLARLYRLPLVEDEYVSAKWFNAVKGLENEPERGARCSVCFEKRLEKAAETAARMKLECFGTVLSVSPHKDAAVINRIGAKTGETHDVSFLEADWKKKEGFKKTVEIGKNLGLHRQDYCGCIFSLKSAIERKQNSSSHQNNG; encoded by the coding sequence ATGGCTGGCGAAAAACCCGGGCTTCTGCTCCACCTGTGTTGCGCCCCGTGCGTGCCTTATGTGGTGGAGACGTTGCGGGAAGAATATGAAGTAACGCTTTATTTCTACAATCCCAACATCCACCCGGAAACGGAATATATGGCGCGTCTTACCGAGGTGCGACACCTGGCCAGGCTGTACAGACTGCCGCTAGTCGAGGATGAATATGTTTCCGCCAAGTGGTTCAACGCGGTAAAAGGCCTGGAAAACGAGCCGGAACGGGGCGCGCGTTGCTCTGTATGTTTCGAAAAAAGGCTGGAGAAAGCCGCCGAGACCGCCGCCAGGATGAAGCTGGAATGCTTCGGGACGGTATTAAGCGTTTCGCCCCATAAAGACGCGGCGGTAATAAACAGGATAGGCGCTAAAACCGGCGAAACGCACGATGTTAGCTTTCTGGAAGCGGACTGGAAGAAAAAAGAGGGATTCAAGAAAACCGTGGAGATCGGGAAAAACCTGGGCCTTCATCGCCAGGACTATTGCGGCTGTATCTTCAGCCTTAAATCCGCGATAGAGCGAAAGCAGAATTCCTCCAGCCACCAAAATAACGGGTAG
- a CDS encoding DHH family phosphoesterase, whose amino-acid sequence MRYIAFIDGPEWIKLIETITKGAEELYVFNLGQPFIPPKSLVRTHYLHLERFSAAEIERHGLDEGDRILVSLTEKQLLNRVLEFLCGQKPAPSIVVIAEEDGESVPPVPERPNVSYLDIQEMARFRINREWRKIDIARRARELHDMLDGAGKIAILTQNDPDPDAIACGLALQAMLGRNRITAPIVTFGSVTRNENITMIKLLKTVVRTITPETLAEFDRVVLVDVQPPYFGPMLNKEVDAVIDHHPYRQEFETGFKEINTAYGATSTLMFEYLTAYGSKINKRLATALLYGIMTDTMRLERGAQRRDFDAFTALWPMADKDMLSSMGKPRLNSEELSYFVRAIRNRKLMGEFLFLWLGVIRKADIIPRLADFSLQIGETSFTATAGVFGREIIISIRSQDPELDAGKLAKRVFGKWGNAGGHPTMAKAVISLPAFKSAFGMDSTKELSAKIVELLEKKL is encoded by the coding sequence ATGCGGTATATCGCTTTTATAGACGGGCCCGAGTGGATAAAGCTCATCGAAACCATCACAAAAGGGGCCGAAGAGCTTTATGTGTTCAACCTGGGCCAGCCTTTCATTCCACCCAAATCCCTGGTACGAACCCATTATCTCCACCTGGAGCGGTTCAGCGCCGCCGAGATAGAGCGGCACGGCCTGGATGAAGGGGACAGGATTCTCGTCTCCCTGACGGAAAAACAATTGCTAAACCGCGTCCTGGAATTTCTTTGCGGGCAAAAACCCGCTCCATCCATTGTGGTAATAGCGGAAGAAGACGGTGAAAGCGTCCCTCCCGTTCCCGAAAGGCCAAACGTGTCTTATCTGGACATTCAGGAAATGGCCCGGTTCCGCATAAACAGGGAGTGGCGGAAGATAGACATAGCCCGGCGCGCCCGGGAGCTTCACGACATGCTCGATGGCGCCGGGAAAATAGCCATACTCACCCAGAACGACCCGGACCCGGACGCCATAGCCTGCGGGCTGGCTCTGCAAGCCATGTTGGGCAGGAACCGGATTACCGCCCCCATCGTTACCTTCGGAAGCGTTACCCGGAACGAGAACATAACCATGATTAAACTGCTGAAAACCGTGGTTCGTACCATTACTCCGGAAACTCTTGCGGAATTCGACCGGGTGGTGCTGGTGGATGTCCAGCCCCCTTATTTCGGCCCCATGCTGAATAAAGAGGTGGACGCTGTGATAGACCATCATCCTTACAGGCAGGAATTCGAGACAGGGTTTAAAGAAATAAACACGGCCTACGGCGCCACATCCACCTTGATGTTCGAATATCTCACCGCTTATGGCTCGAAAATAAACAAAAGGCTGGCCACAGCCCTGCTTTACGGAATCATGACCGACACCATGAGGCTGGAACGGGGAGCCCAAAGGCGCGACTTCGACGCGTTCACCGCCCTTTGGCCAATGGCCGACAAGGATATGCTCTCCAGTATGGGGAAGCCCCGGTTGAACTCCGAAGAGCTTTCCTATTTCGTCCGCGCCATCAGGAACCGGAAACTGATGGGGGAGTTCCTGTTTCTTTGGCTCGGGGTCATCCGCAAGGCCGATATCATCCCCAGGCTGGCGGATTTCTCACTGCAAATCGGCGAAACTTCATTCACCGCCACCGCAGGAGTGTTTGGCAGGGAAATCATCATCTCCATAAGAAGCCAGGATCCGGAACTGGACGCTGGCAAGCTGGCAAAAAGGGTGTTCGGCAAATGGGGAAACGCCGGGGGGCACCCAACCATGGCCAAGGCCGTCATATCCCTTCCGGCCTTTAAAAGCGCTTTCGGGATGGATTCAACCAAAGAACTCAGCGCGAAAATTGTGGAGTTGCTCGAAAAGAAGCTCTGA
- a CDS encoding putative toxin-antitoxin system toxin component, PIN family: MKVVLDTNVLLSGLILPQSIPGQIINAWRKSKFDLVLSEPLLEEIGRALRYPKISNRLKWDGGKISLFLELLRLHAQLADISGINARVPRDPQDNHVLATMLAGHADVIVTGDAHLLYLKDEYPILTPREFAASL; encoded by the coding sequence GTGAAAGTAGTTTTAGACACAAATGTTCTGCTTTCCGGCCTTATCCTTCCACAAAGCATTCCCGGCCAGATAATAAATGCGTGGCGCAAATCGAAGTTCGATCTTGTATTGTCCGAGCCGTTATTGGAAGAGATAGGCCGGGCGTTGCGATACCCGAAAATAAGTAACCGCCTCAAATGGGATGGCGGCAAGATTTCTCTGTTCCTGGAGCTGTTGAGGCTCCATGCCCAACTCGCTGACATTTCAGGGATAAACGCCCGTGTACCAAGGGATCCGCAAGATAACCATGTCTTGGCCACTATGCTGGCCGGGCATGCGGATGTCATCGTTACCGGGGATGCCCACCTTCTTTATTTGAAAGATGAATATCCAATTCTCACTCCCAGAGAGTTTGCGGCCAGCTTGTGA
- the ybgF gene encoding tol-pal system protein YbgF codes for MNINAMLKLWRNYLFLVPGFIILTCGAGCASNESTKITDDIESLKTQVWNLQKQTAELGLKISYTSEDVAQLSERVSNMEGDHPQKGSGRDSLRPRNGSPKESAQGAAGDGELMAQAVVTSGEAPPETWFKDLSAEEMYKQSLIIFNKGDYSGAVAGFNYLIKRAPESSLAPLAQFWIGESYYSQKRFAKAIEEYRKGITRFPGNPKIPDAMLKIGMSKLAMDLNSEGEEILKEVAVKYPDSAAAATANKILEEAQGAQPPAEENKTGATQK; via the coding sequence ATGAACATTAACGCCATGCTGAAACTATGGCGGAATTATTTGTTCCTGGTTCCGGGATTTATAATTCTCACCTGCGGGGCTGGGTGCGCCTCCAATGAATCCACCAAAATCACCGATGACATAGAATCGCTTAAAACCCAGGTTTGGAACCTTCAAAAACAGACCGCCGAACTGGGGCTTAAAATTTCCTACACCAGCGAAGACGTTGCCCAGCTATCCGAGCGTGTGAGCAATATGGAGGGGGATCATCCGCAAAAAGGGAGTGGCAGGGATAGCCTTCGCCCTCGAAACGGCTCTCCCAAAGAATCCGCGCAAGGCGCGGCCGGCGATGGCGAACTGATGGCCCAGGCTGTGGTGACCAGCGGGGAGGCTCCGCCTGAAACGTGGTTTAAGGATCTTTCCGCCGAGGAGATGTACAAACAATCCCTCATCATTTTTAATAAAGGTGATTATTCCGGCGCTGTGGCGGGTTTTAACTATCTCATTAAACGCGCTCCGGAATCCAGCCTGGCGCCGTTGGCCCAGTTCTGGATTGGGGAGTCTTATTACTCCCAAAAACGTTTCGCCAAAGCCATTGAGGAGTACCGTAAGGGTATTACAAGGTTTCCCGGCAATCCTAAAATTCCCGACGCCATGTTGAAAATAGGCATGAGCAAGTTGGCGATGGATTTAAATTCCGAAGGGGAGGAAATTTTAAAGGAAGTAGCGGTAAAATATCCAGACAGCGCCGCGGCGGCCACCGCTAATAAAATACTGGAAGAAGCGCAGGGGGCGCAACCGCCCGCCGAAGAGAATAAAACTGGGGCAACCCAAAAATAA
- a CDS encoding ATP-dependent 6-phosphofructokinase, whose translation MRIGVLTGGGDCPGLNAVIRAVVKTAEHEYHDEVYGIRDGFSGLINNRIHPLDLARVSGLISRGGTILGSSNRDNPFKYAEYNGGSYKEVDVSDRVIENIKKSNLDCLIVIGGDGTQAIAHQFFQRGINVIGIPKTIDNDLGSTEITFGHDTAVNTVMDALDKIQTTAESHHRIMVVEVMGRDAGWIAMAAGMAGGAHIILIPEIAFDIEKIAQKIYERKGRGKHFTVIVVAEGAKMAGQDRVVKRIVEGSAEKVRLGGIGEFVANELERLTHVETRCTVLGHIQRGGSPSAFDRILATRYGSAAVVFAHEGKFGHMAALRTPEIVAVPLSEALHKMKNVEPGGNHILTARQVGISFGD comes from the coding sequence ATGCGAATAGGAGTGCTTACCGGTGGGGGCGATTGCCCCGGTTTAAACGCCGTTATCCGGGCGGTGGTCAAGACCGCCGAGCATGAGTATCACGATGAAGTTTACGGGATCCGCGATGGGTTCTCGGGATTGATAAACAACCGGATCCACCCGCTGGACCTGGCCAGGGTTTCAGGTCTTATCTCCCGGGGTGGCACCATCCTGGGTTCGTCCAACCGCGACAATCCCTTCAAATACGCCGAATATAACGGCGGATCGTACAAAGAGGTGGACGTTTCCGACCGGGTTATAGAAAACATAAAGAAGAGCAATCTGGACTGTTTGATAGTTATCGGCGGCGACGGAACCCAGGCCATTGCCCACCAGTTTTTCCAGCGGGGTATAAACGTAATCGGCATACCCAAGACCATAGACAACGACTTGGGCTCCACCGAAATAACATTCGGTCACGACACCGCAGTGAATACCGTGATGGACGCGCTGGACAAGATTCAGACCACCGCCGAGTCGCACCACCGGATAATGGTTGTGGAGGTGATGGGGCGGGACGCAGGATGGATAGCCATGGCCGCGGGCATGGCGGGCGGGGCGCACATAATACTTATCCCCGAAATAGCTTTCGATATCGAGAAAATCGCCCAGAAGATTTATGAACGCAAAGGGCGCGGCAAACATTTCACCGTGATAGTGGTGGCCGAGGGGGCCAAAATGGCCGGCCAGGACAGGGTTGTAAAAAGAATAGTGGAAGGCTCCGCCGAAAAAGTCCGTTTGGGGGGTATTGGCGAATTCGTGGCCAACGAGCTGGAACGGCTTACCCATGTGGAAACCCGTTGCACGGTGCTGGGGCACATCCAGCGGGGCGGGAGCCCATCGGCTTTCGACAGGATACTGGCCACCCGTTACGGCTCGGCGGCGGTGGTTTTCGCCCACGAGGGCAAGTTCGGCCACATGGCGGCGTTGCGTACCCCGGAGATCGTGGCGGTGCCGTTATCCGAAGCCCTGCACAAAATGAAGAACGTTGAGCCGGGGGGAAACCATATTTTGACCGCCCGCCAGGTGGGCATAAGTTTCGGCGACTAA
- a CDS encoding bifunctional riboflavin kinase/FAD synthetase yields MQVIRGIRNLTGAPVNPVVTLGNFDGVHAGHQKIFEEVKSHARKIGGSAVVYTFDPHPLKILAPEQNITLLTTFKKKMELIAAYGMEMTICADFTRAFARMHPRDFALKLKNGLNMESVFVGHDYSFGQAKAGGIDYLKKMGDELGFKVYVVDEVMVDGERVSSTVIRNLLNNGDILGANRRLNRCYSIAGKVVSGYQRGRAIGFPTANLETPYEVIPAVGVYAVFIRIGAGQWFEGVVNIGYNPTFNRDDFIVEAHLLDHSDDIYGKEIEVYFADRLRDETRFTNVDELKRQIAEDIENARKALERQKLSGGIIDPRESPLTRQLPG; encoded by the coding sequence ATGCAGGTAATACGAGGAATCCGCAACCTGACCGGGGCGCCGGTAAACCCGGTGGTGACGCTTGGCAATTTCGACGGCGTCCACGCCGGGCACCAGAAAATATTCGAAGAGGTAAAAAGCCACGCCCGTAAAATCGGCGGCTCGGCGGTGGTTTACACGTTCGACCCACATCCGTTGAAAATCCTGGCGCCGGAGCAGAACATCACCCTGCTCACCACTTTCAAGAAGAAGATGGAGCTCATAGCCGCTTACGGCATGGAAATGACCATCTGCGCCGATTTCACCCGCGCATTCGCCCGCATGCACCCGCGCGATTTCGCCTTAAAGTTGAAAAACGGATTGAACATGGAGTCGGTCTTCGTGGGGCACGACTATTCTTTCGGCCAGGCCAAGGCGGGCGGCATAGACTATCTGAAAAAGATGGGGGACGAACTGGGATTCAAGGTTTATGTGGTGGACGAGGTGATGGTGGATGGGGAGCGGGTGTCTTCCACTGTCATAAGAAACCTGCTGAACAATGGGGATATCCTTGGAGCCAACCGCAGGCTGAACCGGTGCTACTCCATAGCCGGAAAAGTGGTTTCCGGCTATCAGCGGGGCCGGGCCATAGGGTTTCCCACCGCAAACCTGGAAACGCCATATGAAGTTATCCCGGCGGTGGGTGTTTACGCCGTGTTCATCCGTATAGGCGCGGGCCAATGGTTCGAGGGGGTGGTGAACATAGGTTACAACCCCACATTTAACCGGGACGATTTTATAGTGGAAGCCCATCTGCTGGATCATAGCGACGATATTTACGGCAAAGAGATTGAGGTATATTTTGCGGACCGCTTGAGGGACGAGACACGGTTCACAAACGTTGATGAATTAAAGCGGCAGATAGCCGAGGACATAGAGAACGCCAGAAAAGCGCTGGAGAGGCAAAAGTTATCCGGAGGTATCATAGACCCCAGGGAAAGCCCGCTTACAAGACAACTCCCAGGCTAG
- a CDS encoding protein-glutamate O-methyltransferase CheR — protein sequence MSKKEYQLFAELVEKECGVKLNEELAPLLETRIMNLMAHLHCHDYDVLYQMLRGDTEPELKTRIIEAVINHETTWFRDEGLFDLLSEKLFPRLIEEIATGRRSFIRVWSAACASGQEPYSVAITFMDCVKKSGHPVRSGALSILATDISQTALEEASGGEYSTQQMSRGMRSYYRKGFFKSSSSGKYQIVDEVRRLVEFLKLNLLKNDIAALGKFDIVLCRNVGIYFTSDAREQLYQRLATSLNRDGALILGASEFMADKPGTYRLESYKGTYYYTLT from the coding sequence TTGAGCAAAAAGGAATATCAGCTTTTCGCCGAGCTGGTGGAGAAAGAGTGCGGCGTGAAGCTTAATGAAGAGCTTGCGCCTCTATTGGAAACGCGCATCATGAACCTCATGGCCCACCTGCATTGCCATGATTATGACGTCTTGTACCAGATGTTGAGGGGCGATACTGAGCCAGAGCTGAAAACCAGGATCATCGAGGCGGTCATAAACCATGAGACCACATGGTTCCGGGACGAGGGGCTGTTCGACCTGTTAAGCGAAAAACTGTTCCCCCGGTTGATTGAGGAGATTGCAACTGGCAGGCGCTCATTCATAAGAGTATGGTCCGCCGCTTGCGCCTCCGGCCAGGAGCCGTATTCGGTGGCCATCACCTTTATGGACTGCGTGAAGAAAAGCGGCCATCCGGTCCGCTCCGGGGCGCTTTCCATACTTGCCACGGACATTTCGCAAACGGCGCTGGAGGAGGCGTCGGGGGGAGAATATTCCACCCAGCAGATGTCTCGCGGGATGAGGTCTTATTACAGAAAAGGATTTTTCAAGAGCTCCTCCAGCGGGAAATACCAGATCGTAGATGAAGTAAGGCGGCTTGTGGAATTCCTTAAGCTCAACCTTTTGAAAAACGACATCGCCGCCCTGGGCAAGTTCGACATTGTGCTTTGCCGTAATGTGGGCATTTACTTCACAAGCGACGCGCGGGAACAGTTATACCAAAGGTTGGCCACGTCATTGAACCGGGATGGGGCGCTTATCCTTGGGGCCTCGGAATTCATGGCGGACAAACCTGGAACTTACCGGCTGGAGAGCTACAAGGGAACCTATTACTACACCCTGACGTAA